The Pogoniulus pusillus isolate bPogPus1 chromosome 6, bPogPus1.pri, whole genome shotgun sequence genomic interval ttgtgtctgttattGATGACatgcatgaacgccagtttgtgtctgttataGATGACatgcatgaacaccagtttgtgtctgttattGATGACATGCATGAACACCAATTTGTGTCTGTTATAGATGACatgcatgaacgccagtttgtgtctgttataGATGACatgcatgaacgccagtttgtgtctgttataGATGACatgcatgaacgccagtttgtgtctgttattGATGATatgcatgaacgccagtttgtgtctgttataGATGACatgcatgaacgccagtttgtgtctgttattGATGACAGGGGTGTGCCAGAGCTCACTGAGCAAGGCCAGGGATGAACCATAACAGAAAACACCATGAGCAGGGTAGGTAAGAGACCATAAAGCACGCAGGTGTGCAGATGCAAATAGCCGAGTCACAAAGACACCTGAGGAAAACTCCTTACTTCAGCCTCACGGCTGCCAGAGAGACCCTCAGGAGGATTAGCAGGCATGCCCGACAGCTCCAGGAAAACCCACCAACTCCTCGGGCAGTATCTGACTATGCATTGAACTGctctgtgagtgtgtgtgtgagcaggacacaaaactcctgcagccgcatgtgtgcagtgtgcagctgcagagctgaactccctgtgcccagcgctgctcctggcttgccaAAACACAGCTCCTTCAACTGATCTCTAAGCTTTTGGTGGCTCAGTTTTAACAAGGAGGAGCAAAGGGCATCCAACAGGAGCAGatccctgggctggggcagaagcacctctgctgcgctGCTGGAGcgcagccctcagcagcagcctggcgctaggcagggcttgggcaagcgctggggctgggcaccatggctgtgtgcagcccctcggctccctgccctgcctgggcttgctgctgggcagcagctgcgtTAGAGAGCCCCGCAGAGCCAGTGGGGAGCCAGCAAGAGCAGGTCCCCGGGCATGGGGCAGGGGAGGCGAGGGGCAGGGAGCCCGCGGCCAGGCAGGGTGCGCTGCACTCGGTCGGCGGTGGATTGCTTTGCCCCGGGGGTTCTTCTCCACTCGTTCTTTGGGCGCGGAAGGAACCGAAGCGCCCAGCAGGGAGCCCCTGCGCACGCAGCAGGTGAGGGCACCGTGCACCGAGCAAGGCCTGCGCCCCCTCCTCTCCAGGGCCGGAGCAGAGGCGGCCCCGGAGCCCCCTCAGGAGCTGCCGCCCAGAGCACCGAGGCGGCAGAGCGGGCACCGAGGCGGCAGAGCGCAGCGGAGCCCTGCCAAGATGGCGCCGGACCCCCGGGGGCGAGAGCTCAGCCCGCGCGAGGCGGCCCCGGGCGGGAACGGCAGCGGCGCGCGGGGGAGGGCTCCTGCCCGGCCCGGCCCTGCCCCgggcccggccccggccccggcgaGCGGCGGAGCTGTGCCGGAGGAGCAGTGCGGGGagcttctgctgccctctgccaggccacagctgcggtgctggggccagctctgggctgcccagtgccagagagcctggcaagggctgcagagaggccagggcaggctgggcagaggctgagagcctgcagcagctctggcagcagcaaaggctgagagccctggggctgggagcctgcagcagagcagccccagagggcagctgagcagtgcccagcaggagctgaaggggctgtggggggcaaggggCTAGGGCTGGCACCTGCTGAGTGCTGGCCAGGgccaggggcacaaagtggagcaTGAGAAGTTCCATCTACACACGAGGAGGAGCTTCTTGACTTTGGGAATGGCAGaacagtggagcaggctgcccagagaggctgtggagcctccttgtgtgcagagcttccaacccccccagcccttatgctcctgggcaggctgctgtgggtgccctgctggagcagggtgggcttgggctggctgagctccagagctgccttccaacccccctgtgctgggattcctttttctcccagctcctgctcatcCCTGCATTGTGAATCCAGCCAGGCCAACAGCCTCAGTGTCTCAAAGAACTTCTTTTCCACACTGCATTGCTCAAGCAGTTGCTTTTGCTCAGTCCCCACTGTGACACTGCTGCCTTCACCCTCCTTCAGACTCCTTTTTATTTGCCTCCTCCCTTCAATGTATTTTCTTACTTCCCTCCCTTAGAACCAGCAGTGAACAACATTTTGCATCCTCCTTTAACACCTTGAAGCCACTCTCTGAGTTAAAACTGATCAGAGATGAGTTGTAGGAaacagcagctgccaccagAAAGCCTCTGGGCAGAGCTTGGTCCTCACAAGAGGCTCAGAAACGTCTCTGTTCACATCTCGAACACGACAATAGGCTGGGAAGAGCTTTCTCCACACTTCAGTGACTTAAAGGTCAGCAAGTTGGTATCTCCTCACGACcccatctctgcagcaggtGTAAATCTCCTTCTCCCAAGAAGCCACCTGAAAAAGAGGATGGAAAATGGGAACATCTAAGcagagtgagagggagaaaGTCTCAGATACCAGCTTTCcttctggacttctgcagatgGAAGATGAAAAGAATCTTCCCTGAAACAGCTTTTGTGGGCTTTTAAGGCTTCCCCAGGAGTTCAGGGAGTCCCTAAGTGCTCACACAGGGAATCTTCTCTCAGATCTGCCAGGGAAAACCCAACATTTTCCACACTTTCCTTCTGTTGTCCTCCTGCCaatgagctgtgcagggcacaTCTTAGCTCTGTGTGAGTCTGTGAGTAAATGTTGAGGATGTGGGTTGGTTAAAGAGGGAGAAGTGAACCACAGAGCTGGAATGGCACAAACccaagctgggtgcagagtgggttgagagtagccctgaaaaaagagccttgggggtgctgagcagctgcccaggagccagcagtgccctcctgcagcccagcaggcagctgtgtgctggctgcagccagagcagggggggcagcagggcagcagaggggatcctgcccctgggctctgctctgctcactcctcacctccagtcctgcctccagggctgctggccccagcagcaggagggcacagagctgctgcaggcagcacagaggaggccacaaggagcagcccagggctggggcagctctgctgtgagcacaggctgagggagctgggggggtgcaggctgcaggagagaaggctccaggggcacctcagagctgctgccaggagctgaaggcatcctgcaggaaggctgcagagggactttggctaaggctgtccagggacaggccaagggggaagggttgggagctgaggcagagcaggctcagagtggagctgaggcagaagttgctgaggaggaggctgctgagcctctggcacaggctgcccagggaggctgtggctgcctcctctgtgggggtgctgcaggccaggctggatgtggcctggagcagctgagcctggctgagaggtgtccctgggcatggtgtggagggtggaggagaggagctctgagccTTTACTTGTGTAAAACAAGAGCTGatttccaccagcagcaccaggctgaCAGCCCAGCTCACCCTCCCTGGTCTGCACACTAAACACAACACCAAGACCTGTTCTCAAGTCACCAGTGGGCAAGAGGAGACTCCTTCACTGCCTCAGTTTTGGTCCTGCACCAGGGAGATAGCACCAGGATCCAGCAGAGAGTCTTGTTTAAGCAAACTACTcatggaggaagaagaaaaccacAACCACATGAAGGATCCTGTGGTGCAGGCTGCCAGATCctgagcctgctgcctgccatcagcttttcctgcagccttcctcttgGGTTTGAGATCAAATTCCTTACCTTGTACACAGGGTCACAGTCAGCTTCTGTGAGATCGAGGACGTGGTCGAGGTCTTGCTGCATGACAAAGCAGGTTCCAtcacctgcaggagcagagaccaagcaaagcagcaacagcagcccaTTAGTCAAAGAGGAGCAGAGCCTCTCTCCAAGAGCACCAGCAGATGGAGGTCAGGAACAAGTCCtgcaccagcagtgtgctggagcaggttgcccaggaagctgtttgaggccccatccctgaggatactcaaggtgagactccccagggctctgggcaacctgatctagttgaggttgcccctgctgactgcagaagggactggatgagctttggagatcccttccaacccagactgttctATGAAACACCTGGTGGCAGGGTCTGGAGCCTCCAGGAACAGGGAGAAGTGCTGTCAGTGGGGccttcagcacaggaaggacatagacctgatggagagggttcAAAGGAGGCCACTAAGGTGAtcagaaggggctggagaacctctgctgtggggccaggctggcagaattggggttgttcagcctggagaagagaaggctgcagggagagctcagagctgcacttcagtatctgaaggggagctgcaggcaggctggggagggagtgtcCAGAAggctgacaggatgaggagaaagggtttggagctggagcagggcagagttaggttgaacatgagaagctctgcacagtgagggtggggagaggctggcacaggtcacagggatgtggctgaggctccatcaCTGtaaacattcaagatcaggctggaggtggcccAGGGTAGCCTGCActagctggagctgtccctgctggctgcagggggttggccaagatgaccttggagggtcccttccaaccagatgcaatctgtgactctgtgacttgtaagcacagagctctggaaTCTGCTGATCTCAGGCTGCCCCAGAATAAATGCTGAGGCAGGACAGACCTTGACCTTCTTGACCCAAAGAGCACAGAAGTCCTCCACTGCTGGTTTCTGCTGGTGTGCCCCAGCACCTGGCTTACCTTGGCTGGCACCAAAGCCATCTCGGAAGGGGAGCAGTGAAAGCACAGGAGCTCCTGATCTGTGGATCACCTGGATTGGGGCACTGGAGGGAGGAACAGAACAAAGGATGAGTCTTATGGCCAACAGTCCAGAGCCCATTCCATGTGCAAACCCCACGAGAGGGATGTGAGCAACGGATACAAACttgaacccaggaggttccagctgaagatgaggagaaagttgtttggtgtgagggtgctggaggcctggagcaggctgcccagagaggttgtgcagtctccttctctggagacttcccaaacccacctggatgtgttcctgggtgacctgccctggctgctcctgcttttgcctgggggttggcctggatgatctctgcaagtcccttccaacctctaacattctgtgattcctcttgtcctaattctggttccctgggagaagagaccagcacctacctggctccaggctccctcagcctccttctctctggGCTCAACACCCTCAGGGGCCTCAGCtgatcctccccagccctctcccaCCTCTGCTGCGTTACACACTGGCTGCATCTCCTCACACAAGCACAGGACACAgcatgcagagcacacaggcacAAAGACATCTGTGTGAAGTAGCCAACCACCCCCAGCAAAAACCACACAGGAGCTGTCGGCCACTCTTGAGGAAAGAGGACCTGAAGGTACCTTAGTAGCATTTTGCTGCCAGAGGCTTGGAGTAGGCTTGGTTGGATCCTTAGCTGGGGACTAAAAGGGTCTGCAGCTGCTTCTAGTGGCCCTTGGAGGGCAAGAGGGGCAGGCTTGGGGGGCAGACTCTTctcactggtgcccagggacaggcacaaagtggaaccttggagaaacttctctgctgGGAGAGTGCTgggggcctgcagcaggctgcagaggaacctcctgaagctcagcaagggcaaggggaaggtcctgCCCCTGAGGGAGGaagaacctcctgcagcagactgcccagagaggctgtggagcctccttgtgtgcacagcttcaaccccccctgggcatggtgcccctgggcaagctgctgtgggtgccctgctggagcagggagacctggactggctgagctccagagctgcctccccACCTCACCAGGCTGGAGGACTCACAGTCTGAGaggtgaggctgtgcagtcaCAGGCCAAGACTGAAAAGCTTTTCAGTAACTGAAGgggcctgcagagaggctgcagaagggcttTGAGAAGCTCTCTACAACACCCTCcaaggagcttggagccagctgggagttggtctcttctgcctagcaacaagtgataggacaacagaaaatagcctcaagttgccccaggggaggtttaggttggacattagaagacaATTggtgactgaaagggttcttacagcctggcccaggctgcccagggaggtgatggagtcctcatccctggaggtgtttcagagaggcagagctggtgctgagggccatggtttagcctcagccttggtagagttaaaggatggttggactggttAAGGGTATtgtccaaccacagtgattctatggttctaggaGATGCCCTCTGGAGAACACCCTGCTAGATCACCAACCCCAGCAAAAGGCCCTCCCCAAGAAAAGAAGTGGCTTTGGGAGGCTCCTGAgctcagtgccatggcctgcACTCTGAccccctgcagcagggacagcagcactctCCACCTGGCTCTCCTCAGcacctgagctgtgccaggcacgCACTCACCTggtgttcctcacatccagctggtaGATGTTCCCATCCTGAGTCCCTGCCAGGAGGTAGGTACTTGAGAGGAAGGTGCAGCAGTTGAAGGCATCAGATCCCACAAAGAGGAACacctgggaatggcaggaacAGATGTCAGGCACTCAGAGGAGGACAAAGCACACCCAGGGGAAGGAAGTGCAGTCACTGGAGTCGCTTCCATGAGCCAGAGTGGCAGCCCTGGAGGTTAATgagccctcagctctgctccaggagcaAACAAGTGcaggccctgaccactcctggagctgctctctgcaggaaggatgtgtccctgtggcaGGCACACAGGCTAAAGCCTTCCAACTCCAGCACTCTTTGCCAAGAGGAAcagcaccatgagggtgctgggacactgcaacaggctccatccctggagatattcaaggtgaggctggacaaggctctgggcctcaaccttcagatactgcaaggccacagtaaggtctctttggagccttctcctctccagattgaacagccccaactcacagctcctcctcacaagagaacagctccagctctctgctcatcctttgggccttctctggacatgctccagcacctccagatctttcctgagTGGAGCTGGGCTTACCACCAACCATCCAGGTTAGCCTCACCCTGCCTGGATTCCTCAAGccagccttgtgaggagcagctcacaggccaaggagagaggaaaggactgAGGTCCTGGAGAcaccttcccagcagcagctcagagcctttctgagctcctgctgctccttacctgctgcctgctctgcagtcccACTCCCTGCAGCTTCTTATCTTCCcgtgccagcagcaggagcttccCTTCTGTGCCAACCTCACGTTCACCTGACAAAAGGAGCCACAgtcagctcagcccagcagtgGCTAGGCCACGAGTCTTGGTGGTACCAAAACCTGACAGCCTGGATTGTGGCTCAAAGCTGCACTGGGGGGCATCAGGAAGCACCCCTGGTgctcaaacactggcacaggcttgccagagaggtgctgaggaAGCCTGTCAGTGTTCAAGAGGCATTTGGACAGGTCCTTAGGGACTTTTGGTGGTCAGGCAGCTGGACAAGGGCAgctttgtaggtcccttccaactgcaaCAGCCCATTCTGGCCCTGCTGGACCTACAGCAGTGTTAGCACCACTGTTAGAACCCCAGAATGGTGGAggtgggaaggcagctctggagctcagccagcccaaccccccctgctccagcaggacacccacagcagcacaagggccagggtggggttggaagctctgcacacaaggaggctccacagcctctctgggcagattgttccaggcctccagcaccctcacaccaaacaacctcctcctcagctccaaatGCCACCTCCTGGGTCCCATTTTGTGCCCCATGCCCCTTGtgttgtccctgg includes:
- the PAAF1 gene encoding proteasomal ATPase-associated factor 1 isoform X3 gives rise to the protein MKIWQAANGEIRRQLEGHVSDVNCCRFFPSGLVVLSGGMDAQLKVWSAEDASCVVTFKGHRGGILDTAIVERGRNVLSCSRDGTARLWDCGTAACLGTVAACSAPINGIALGTAPCSLTLGTPQQAPSEREVGTEGKLLLLAREDKKLQGVGLQSRQQVFLFVGSDAFNCCTFLSSTYLLAGTQDGNIYQLDVRNTSAPIQVIHRSGAPVLSLLPFRDGFGASQGDGTCFVMQQDLDHVLDLTEADCDPVYKVASWEKEIYTCCRDGVVRRYQLADL